A DNA window from Actinokineospora baliensis contains the following coding sequences:
- the dprA gene encoding DNA-processing protein DprA, protein MDEVRLARAYLSRVAEPPAGALGVLVEHLGPVEAAGLVRRGEVPRAVLDETSARAGVEVAAADLERAAAAGIRLVTPEDEEWPAWPLLCLANARDRGLRWAAPPLALWVRGPAQLDEVLGRSAAIVGARAATSYGEHTAAEFAYELAGRGVTVVSGAAFGIDGAAHRGALGAQGTTLAVLACGADISYPAAHTTLLNHVAKQGAVISEYPPGTTPAKYRFLVRNRLIAALAVGTVVVEAGRRSGARNTAASAAALGKPVLAVPGPVSSPMSQGCHDLIRSGTATLATSVPDILEAVGAIGDVADPRAPSPPRPTDGLAPQAVQLHDALSRSSPAPPDHLARACGVPLERVRALLPELELVGLARRTEEGWLGT, encoded by the coding sequence GTGGATGAGGTTCGGTTGGCTCGGGCCTACTTGTCCCGGGTTGCGGAGCCGCCCGCGGGGGCGTTGGGGGTGTTGGTCGAGCACCTCGGGCCGGTGGAGGCGGCTGGGTTGGTTCGGCGCGGGGAGGTTCCTCGGGCGGTGTTGGACGAAACCTCTGCGCGGGCGGGGGTGGAGGTCGCAGCGGCGGATTTGGAGCGGGCGGCTGCGGCTGGGATTCGGCTGGTCACGCCGGAGGATGAGGAGTGGCCTGCTTGGCCGCTGCTGTGCCTGGCGAACGCGCGGGATCGGGGGCTTCGGTGGGCGGCGCCGCCGTTGGCGTTGTGGGTTCGGGGGCCGGCCCAGCTCGATGAAGTCCTGGGGCGGTCGGCGGCGATCGTTGGGGCTAGAGCGGCGACCTCGTACGGGGAGCACACGGCGGCGGAGTTCGCGTATGAGCTGGCTGGACGGGGTGTCACCGTGGTCTCGGGTGCGGCTTTCGGCATCGACGGCGCGGCGCACAGGGGGGCGTTGGGGGCTCAGGGGACAACGCTCGCGGTTCTGGCTTGTGGGGCGGACATCAGCTACCCGGCGGCGCACACGACGTTGCTCAACCACGTCGCGAAGCAGGGGGCCGTGATCAGCGAGTACCCGCCGGGGACGACTCCGGCGAAGTACCGGTTCCTGGTGCGCAACCGCCTGATCGCCGCGCTGGCCGTCGGCACGGTCGTGGTCGAGGCCGGTCGGCGCAGCGGGGCGCGCAACACCGCCGCTTCGGCCGCGGCGCTGGGCAAGCCCGTGCTGGCGGTCCCCGGGCCGGTCAGTTCGCCGATGTCGCAGGGGTGCCACGACCTGATCCGCTCCGGCACCGCGACCCTGGCCACCTCCGTCCCGGACATCCTGGAGGCGGTCGGCGCCATCGGCGACGTGGCCGACCCGCGAGCGCCCTCGCCCCCGCGCCCGACCGACGGCCTGGCCCCGCAGGCGGTCCAGCTGCACGACGCACTGTCCCGCTCGTCCCCGGCACCACCCGACCACCTGGCCCGCGCCTGCGGCGTCCCGCTGGAACGGGTCCGAGCCCTGCTCCCCGAGCTCGAACTCGTCGGCCTGGCCAGGCGCACCGAGGAGGGCTGGTTGGGCACCTGA
- the rplS gene encoding 50S ribosomal protein L19, translated as MNTLDALDAKSLRSDIPDFRPGDTLKVHVRVIEGSRSRVQVFQGVVIRRQGGGIRETFTVRKVSFGVGVERTFPVHTPNIAEIEVARRGDVRRAKLYYLRELRGKAAKIKEKREPQTAS; from the coding sequence ATGAACACCCTGGATGCCCTGGACGCCAAGTCGCTGCGTTCCGACATCCCGGACTTCCGCCCGGGTGACACGCTGAAGGTCCACGTTCGCGTCATCGAGGGTTCTCGCTCGCGCGTCCAGGTGTTCCAGGGCGTGGTCATCCGCCGCCAGGGCGGCGGGATCCGCGAGACCTTCACCGTCCGCAAGGTCTCCTTCGGCGTCGGGGTCGAGCGCACCTTCCCGGTGCACACCCCCAACATCGCCGAGATCGAGGTCGCCCGCCGCGGCGACGTGCGCCGGGCGAAGCTGTACTACCTGCGCGAGCTGCGCGGCAAGGCCGCCAAGATCAAGGAGAAGCGGGAGCCGCAGACCGCTTCCTGA
- a CDS encoding DUF2469 domain-containing protein, producing the protein MSAEDLEKYETEMELQLYREYRDIVGQFAYVVETERRFYLANGVDVQVRDADGEVYFEVRMSDAWVWDMYRPARFVKNVRVITFKDVNVEELDKPDLRLPEDGPFSG; encoded by the coding sequence ATGAGCGCGGAGGATCTCGAGAAGTACGAGACCGAGATGGAGCTGCAGCTCTACCGGGAGTACCGCGACATCGTGGGGCAGTTCGCCTACGTGGTCGAGACCGAACGGCGGTTCTACCTGGCCAACGGCGTCGACGTGCAGGTCCGCGACGCCGACGGCGAGGTCTACTTCGAGGTGCGGATGTCCGACGCCTGGGTGTGGGACATGTACCGGCCCGCCCGGTTCGTCAAGAACGTCCGGGTGATCACGTTCAAGGACGTCAACGTCGAGGAGCTCGACAAACCCGATCTCCGGCTGCCGGAGGACGGCCCCTTCAGCGGCTGA
- the trmD gene encoding tRNA (guanosine(37)-N1)-methyltransferase TrmD has product MRVDVVTIFPEYLEPLRGALLGRAIERGLLTLGVHDLRQWTYDVHKAVDDSPYGGGPGMVMKPQVWGEALDEVCAGPTPRLVVPTPAGRPFTQALAHEYAAEERLVFACGRYEGIDQRVVDDAATRMRVDEVSIGDYVLVGGEVAVMVIVEAVARLLPGVLGNPVSAQQDSFSDGLLEGPSYTRPEVWRDRPVPDVLRSGNHAAIARWRRDRSLERTFARRPDLLAALPPEHLDKHDRAMLDTLRAGADFGSGDRV; this is encoded by the coding sequence GTGCGCGTCGACGTCGTCACGATCTTCCCCGAGTACCTGGAGCCGCTGCGCGGCGCGCTGCTCGGGCGCGCCATCGAGCGCGGCCTGCTCACCCTCGGCGTCCACGACCTGCGCCAGTGGACCTACGACGTGCACAAGGCGGTCGACGACAGCCCGTACGGCGGCGGCCCCGGCATGGTCATGAAGCCGCAGGTGTGGGGTGAGGCGCTCGACGAGGTGTGCGCCGGGCCGACACCCCGGCTGGTCGTCCCCACCCCGGCCGGTCGGCCGTTCACCCAGGCCCTGGCGCACGAGTACGCGGCAGAGGAGCGCCTGGTGTTCGCCTGCGGCCGCTACGAGGGCATCGACCAGCGGGTCGTCGACGACGCCGCGACCAGGATGCGGGTCGACGAGGTGTCCATCGGCGACTACGTGCTCGTCGGGGGCGAGGTCGCGGTCATGGTGATCGTCGAGGCCGTGGCCCGGCTGCTGCCCGGTGTCCTGGGCAACCCGGTCTCGGCCCAGCAGGACTCCTTCTCCGACGGCCTGCTCGAGGGCCCCAGCTACACCCGGCCCGAGGTGTGGCGCGACCGCCCGGTGCCCGACGTGCTGCGCTCAGGCAACCACGCCGCGATCGCCCGCTGGCGGCGGGACCGCTCGCTGGAGCGCACCTTCGCCCGCAGGCCCGACCTGCTGGCCGCGCTCCCGCCCGAGCACCTGGACAAACACGATCGGGCCATGCTGGACACATTGCGTGCGGGGGCCGATTTCGGGTCCGGCGACCGGGTCTGA
- the rpsP gene encoding 30S ribosomal protein S16, which translates to MAVKIKLQRLGKIRAPYYRIIVADARTRRDGKAIETIGRYSPKEEPSLIEVDSERAQYWLGVGATPTDPVKHLFEVTGDWQKFKGLPGAEGTLRVKEPKPSKQELFEAALKAAGDEPGTEATTPKKKSAPRKVEDTPAEAEAAAE; encoded by the coding sequence GTGGCTGTCAAGATCAAGCTGCAGCGCCTCGGAAAGATCCGCGCGCCGTACTACCGCATCATCGTCGCCGACGCCCGCACCCGCCGCGACGGCAAGGCGATCGAGACGATCGGCCGCTACAGCCCGAAGGAGGAGCCGAGCCTCATCGAGGTCGACTCCGAGCGGGCCCAGTACTGGCTGGGTGTCGGCGCCACGCCGACCGACCCGGTGAAGCACCTGTTCGAGGTCACCGGCGACTGGCAGAAGTTCAAGGGCCTGCCGGGCGCCGAGGGCACCCTGCGGGTCAAGGAGCCCAAGCCGAGCAAGCAGGAGCTGTTCGAGGCCGCGCTCAAGGCCGCAGGCGACGAGCCCGGCACCGAGGCGACCACCCCGAAGAAGAAGTCCGCGCCGCGCAAGGTCGAGGACACCCCCGCCGAGGCGGAGGCCGCGGCCGAGTGA
- the lepB gene encoding signal peptidase I, whose product MSEGSSAPDEDKTPEDERPGAAKPKRQRKKRPFWVELPILLVVALVLTVIIQSFIARVFVIPSESMEQTLHGCPGCTGDRVVVDKLVYTFGDPEPGEVVVFSRPDTWNRAEFIASRSGNGFVRWLQGVGAKFGFAAPDEDDVVKRVIAVGGQTVECCDDDNRVLVDGKPLDEPYVYWDPERNQQQEEFDAVSVPPGKLFVMGDNRNNSADSRVQGGGGQQGLVPVDNVIGKVRAVILPPSRWQGVGDHNPQALSAPAWQAALPAGVGLAAAWPTLWLLRRTRSLVPVRRGKR is encoded by the coding sequence GTGTCCGAAGGATCTTCCGCGCCCGACGAGGACAAGACCCCTGAGGACGAGCGCCCGGGGGCCGCGAAACCCAAGCGGCAGCGCAAGAAGCGCCCGTTCTGGGTGGAGCTGCCGATCTTGCTGGTGGTCGCGCTGGTGCTGACGGTGATCATCCAGTCGTTCATCGCGCGGGTGTTCGTGATCCCGTCGGAGTCGATGGAGCAGACCCTGCACGGCTGCCCGGGCTGCACCGGCGACCGCGTCGTCGTCGACAAGCTCGTCTACACCTTCGGCGATCCCGAGCCGGGCGAGGTCGTCGTGTTCAGCAGGCCCGACACGTGGAACCGGGCGGAGTTCATCGCGTCGCGCTCGGGCAACGGGTTCGTCCGGTGGCTGCAGGGGGTCGGCGCCAAGTTCGGCTTCGCCGCGCCCGACGAGGACGACGTGGTGAAGCGGGTCATCGCCGTTGGCGGGCAGACCGTCGAGTGCTGCGACGACGACAACCGGGTGCTGGTCGACGGGAAACCGCTCGACGAGCCCTACGTCTACTGGGACCCGGAGCGCAACCAGCAGCAGGAGGAGTTCGACGCGGTGTCGGTGCCCCCGGGCAAGCTGTTCGTCATGGGGGACAACCGCAACAACTCGGCCGACTCCCGGGTGCAGGGCGGGGGCGGCCAGCAGGGGCTGGTGCCGGTGGACAACGTCATCGGCAAGGTGCGCGCGGTGATCCTGCCGCCGTCGCGGTGGCAGGGGGTCGGCGACCACAACCCGCAGGCTCTCTCGGCTCCCGCGTGGCAGGCGGCGCTCCCGGCCGGGGTCGGACTCGCCGCGGCGTGGCCGACGTTGTGGCTGCTCAGGCGGACGCGCTCGCTGGTACCGGTGCGCAGGGGGAAGCGGTGA
- a CDS encoding YifB family Mg chelatase-like AAA ATPase — protein MVLSRVWSVALSGVDGIPVEIEADIGGGRPRTQIVGLPDAALNEAKDRVRAAVRNSGMVWPDQLVTFALSPAALPKGGSGYDLALAVSVLVADRRLPAEAFADTVLVGELALDGRLRPVKGVLPCLLAARRAGLRRAIVPVHALPEASLVSGLEILGAGTLSELVTWSQGTSDALCVPDPPPTALAADHPDLVDVVGQPEGRWALEVAAAGGHHVLLAGPPGTGKTMLARRLPGLLPGLSPEQALEVTAIHSVAGALTADAPLITAPPFVAPHHTASIAALVGGGSGLAKPGGISRAHFGVLFLDEAAEFASDRLEALRTALEEGEIRLARRDGVVVYPARFQLVLATNLCPCAPPRDADCVCPPQVRRRYTARLSGPLLDRVDLRVRMRPITAMSRTLDPEPESTTTVRTRVAEARARATHRWSPHGWRTNAEVPGPALRREFALPRETTALLDRALSTGAVTARGADRCLRVAWTLADLASHPQPTRDHVTAALDFRDRKLT, from the coding sequence ATGGTGCTCTCGCGGGTGTGGTCGGTGGCCCTGTCGGGGGTCGACGGCATCCCGGTGGAGATCGAGGCCGACATCGGCGGCGGCAGGCCCCGCACCCAGATCGTCGGGCTGCCCGACGCCGCCCTGAACGAGGCCAAGGACCGCGTCCGCGCCGCCGTGCGCAACAGCGGCATGGTCTGGCCGGACCAGTTGGTCACCTTCGCCCTGTCGCCGGCGGCGCTGCCCAAGGGCGGCTCCGGCTACGACCTTGCGTTGGCGGTGTCGGTGCTGGTCGCCGACCGGCGGCTCCCCGCCGAGGCCTTCGCCGACACGGTCCTCGTCGGCGAACTCGCCCTCGACGGCAGGCTCCGCCCGGTCAAAGGTGTCCTGCCCTGCCTGCTCGCCGCCCGCCGCGCGGGCCTGCGCCGGGCGATCGTGCCCGTCCACGCCCTCCCCGAGGCCTCCCTCGTCAGCGGCTTGGAGATCCTGGGCGCGGGGACGCTGTCCGAGCTCGTCACGTGGTCCCAGGGCACCTCAGACGCCCTCTGCGTGCCCGACCCGCCCCCGACCGCCCTGGCGGCCGACCACCCCGACCTGGTCGACGTGGTGGGCCAGCCGGAGGGGCGTTGGGCGCTGGAGGTCGCCGCCGCCGGTGGCCACCACGTCCTGCTCGCGGGTCCACCCGGCACCGGCAAGACAATGCTCGCCAGGCGCCTCCCCGGCCTGCTGCCCGGCTTGTCCCCGGAACAGGCCCTCGAGGTCACCGCCATCCACTCCGTGGCGGGCGCCCTGACCGCCGACGCACCCCTGATCACCGCACCCCCGTTCGTCGCCCCACACCACACGGCCTCCATAGCGGCCCTGGTCGGCGGCGGCTCGGGCCTGGCCAAACCCGGCGGCATCAGCAGAGCCCACTTCGGCGTCCTGTTCCTGGACGAGGCCGCCGAGTTCGCCTCAGACCGCCTGGAGGCCCTGCGCACCGCCCTGGAGGAGGGCGAGATCCGCCTGGCCCGCCGCGACGGCGTGGTCGTCTACCCGGCCCGCTTCCAGTTGGTCCTGGCCACCAACCTCTGCCCCTGCGCCCCACCAAGAGACGCCGACTGCGTCTGCCCACCCCAGGTCCGCAGGCGCTACACCGCCCGCCTCTCCGGCCCCCTCCTGGACCGAGTAGACCTCCGAGTCCGCATGCGCCCCATCACCGCCATGTCCCGCACCCTCGACCCCGAACCGGAGTCCACCACCACAGTCCGAACCCGGGTGGCCGAGGCCAGAGCCAGAGCCACCCACCGCTGGTCCCCCCACGGCTGGCGCACCAACGCCGAAGTCCCCGGCCCAGCCCTCCGCCGCGAGTTCGCGCTGCCAAGGGAAACCACCGCCCTCCTGGACCGAGCCCTGTCCACCGGTGCAGTGACCGCCCGAGGCGCCGACCGCTGCCTCCGAGTCGCCTGGACCCTCGCCGACCTGGCCAGCCACCCCCAACCCACCCGAGACCACGTCACCGCCGCCCTCGACTTCCGCGACCGAAAACTCACCTGA
- a CDS encoding RNA-binding protein, whose product MSALADALEHLVRGIVDNPDDVQVELVTTRRGRTLEVHVNPEDLGKVIGRGGRTATALRTVMAGVGGRGIRVDVVDTDH is encoded by the coding sequence GTGAGTGCCCTCGCGGACGCCCTCGAACACCTCGTGCGCGGCATCGTGGACAACCCCGATGACGTGCAGGTCGAACTCGTCACCACCCGGCGCGGCCGCACCCTCGAGGTGCACGTCAACCCGGAGGACCTCGGCAAGGTGATCGGCCGGGGCGGCCGCACCGCGACCGCGCTGCGGACCGTGATGGCCGGGGTCGGCGGTCGCGGTATCCGGGTGGACGTGGTCGACACCGACCACTGA
- a CDS encoding tyrosine recombinase XerC — MTEVPVPAGARERAGATGLAGVDVELPGLRAWLAAQHAAGVGRTTLARRAAGARGFTAWAHREGYLSADAGARLVAPKRQRVLPSVLRQDQADGVMLASAAGAREQDPVALRDHAVVELLYATGVRVSELCGLDVTDLDLRERLATVLGKGGRQRVVPFGAPAATAVALWLDQGRPSLARADSPRALLLGTRGGRLHPSAVRRIVHGVTTAVPGAPDLAPHGLRHSAATHLLEGGADLRSVQELLGHATLSTTQLYTHVTVERLKAIHDRTHPRSR, encoded by the coding sequence ATGACCGAGGTACCCGTCCCGGCCGGGGCTCGCGAGCGGGCGGGCGCGACCGGGCTCGCCGGGGTGGATGTGGAGTTGCCCGGCCTGCGCGCGTGGTTGGCCGCCCAGCACGCCGCCGGGGTCGGGCGGACGACGCTCGCGCGGCGCGCGGCGGGGGCGCGCGGTTTCACCGCGTGGGCGCACCGGGAGGGGTACCTGTCGGCCGACGCCGGGGCGCGACTGGTGGCGCCCAAGCGCCAGCGCGTGCTGCCGTCGGTGTTGCGCCAGGACCAGGCCGACGGCGTGATGCTGGCCTCAGCGGCGGGCGCGCGCGAACAGGACCCGGTCGCGCTGCGTGATCACGCCGTGGTCGAGCTGCTGTACGCGACCGGGGTTCGCGTCTCCGAGCTGTGCGGACTCGACGTGACCGACCTCGACCTGCGCGAGCGGTTGGCCACCGTGCTCGGCAAGGGCGGCAGGCAACGGGTGGTGCCGTTCGGCGCACCCGCCGCCACCGCGGTCGCCCTGTGGCTCGACCAGGGCCGTCCGTCACTTGCCCGCGCCGATTCCCCCCGGGCACTGTTGCTGGGAACTCGCGGCGGAAGGCTCCACCCCAGTGCCGTACGGCGTATCGTGCATGGGGTGACCACCGCCGTGCCGGGGGCACCGGACCTCGCTCCGCACGGCCTTCGTCACTCAGCGGCGACACACCTGCTCGAAGGAGGTGCTGACCTTCGTAGCGTCCAGGAGTTACTCGGTCACGCTACGCTCTCAACGACGCAGCTCTACACCCACGTGACCGTCGAACGGCTGAAGGCGATCCATGACCGTACCCACCCCCGTTCCCGATGA
- a CDS encoding YraN family protein, translating into MARHLRVGALGEDIAARYLTTSGLVVLARNWRCELGELDVICGDDGRLVVCEVKTRTGTHYGGPAEAVTDEKARRVRALARRWRLDNGIGPVEIRFDIVSVLLPRDGEHSVRHLRGVF; encoded by the coding sequence ATGGCACGACACCTTCGGGTGGGGGCGCTCGGCGAGGACATCGCCGCGCGGTACCTGACGACCAGCGGGCTGGTCGTCCTCGCCCGCAACTGGCGCTGCGAGCTCGGTGAGCTCGACGTCATCTGCGGTGACGACGGCAGGCTGGTGGTCTGCGAGGTCAAGACCCGCACCGGCACCCACTACGGCGGGCCAGCCGAGGCCGTCACCGACGAGAAGGCCCGCCGCGTCCGGGCGCTGGCCCGCCGCTGGCGGCTCGACAACGGCATCGGCCCGGTGGAGATCCGCTTCGACATCGTCTCGGTGCTCCTGCCGCGCGACGGCGAGCACAGCGTCCGGCACCTGCGCGGGGTGTTCTGA
- a CDS encoding ribonuclease HII: protein MLDQSLRPPRAVLRRDTGTWGLQTALHRRGLGPVAGVDEAGRGACAGPLVIASCVLRPGDAARLDGLTDSKLMTAAARDRMFDLVRARAVDYAVVVVPTAEVDLTGVHFANIEGMRRAVARLTTHPGYVLVDGFRVPGLTAPSMPVLKGDQAAACVAAASVLAKVTRDRIMTDLHERLPEYRFDVHKGYCTGLHTRALREHGPSHEHRWSYANVAAAGLAHGMRAPHRVALSVAATAVVQNGGPPQ from the coding sequence ATGCTGGATCAGTCGCTGCGGCCCCCCAGGGCGGTGTTGCGGCGTGACACGGGCACATGGGGCTTACAGACCGCGTTGCACCGGCGCGGGTTGGGGCCCGTCGCCGGTGTGGACGAGGCAGGCCGGGGCGCGTGCGCCGGGCCGCTCGTCATCGCCTCCTGCGTCTTGCGCCCCGGTGACGCCGCCCGCCTCGACGGGCTCACCGACTCCAAGCTGATGACCGCCGCCGCCAGGGACCGGATGTTCGACCTGGTCCGCGCCCGCGCCGTCGACTACGCGGTGGTGGTCGTGCCCACCGCGGAGGTCGACCTCACCGGCGTGCACTTCGCCAACATCGAGGGCATGCGGCGCGCGGTGGCCAGGCTGACCACCCACCCCGGGTACGTGCTGGTCGACGGCTTCCGGGTGCCCGGCCTGACCGCGCCCAGCATGCCGGTGCTCAAGGGCGACCAGGCCGCGGCCTGCGTCGCGGCGGCGTCCGTGCTGGCCAAGGTCACCAGGGACCGGATCATGACCGACCTGCACGAGCGGCTGCCGGAGTACCGGTTCGACGTGCACAAGGGGTACTGCACGGGGCTGCACACGCGCGCGCTGCGCGAGCACGGCCCCAGCCACGAACACCGTTGGTCCTACGCCAACGTCGCCGCCGCGGGCCTCGCCCACGGGATGCGCGCGCCACACCGGGTGGCGCTGAGTGTGGCGGCGACCGCCGTGGTCCAGAATGGTGGACCCCCGCAGTAG
- the rimM gene encoding ribosome maturation factor RimM (Essential for efficient processing of 16S rRNA) gives MDKQDLVAVGRVAKAHGIHGELAVDVRTDTPALRFALEATVTARLRDGSHRPLTVSAARQHAGRLLVRFAEVPDRTAAEALRGALLLADTADLPPIDDPDEFYDHELAGLSAELVDGTRVGTVREVTHGPGSDLLVIDRDGTEVLIPFVREIVPVVDVRGGRVVLDPPEGLIDPDNAVEAKGATD, from the coding sequence ATGGACAAGCAGGACCTGGTCGCGGTCGGCCGGGTGGCCAAGGCGCACGGGATCCACGGCGAGCTCGCCGTGGACGTGCGCACGGACACCCCGGCGTTGCGGTTCGCCCTGGAGGCGACCGTGACCGCGCGACTGCGCGACGGGTCGCACCGCCCGCTGACGGTGTCAGCCGCCCGGCAACACGCCGGGCGGCTGCTCGTCCGCTTCGCCGAGGTCCCCGACCGCACCGCCGCTGAGGCGTTGCGCGGGGCCCTCCTGCTCGCGGACACGGCAGACCTGCCGCCTATAGACGACCCCGACGAGTTCTACGACCACGAGTTGGCGGGCTTGTCCGCCGAACTGGTCGACGGAACCCGGGTCGGCACGGTTCGGGAAGTCACCCACGGCCCCGGCAGTGACCTCTTGGTCATCGACCGCGATGGCACCGAGGTCCTGATCCCGTTCGTGCGCGAGATCGTCCCCGTGGTCGACGTGCGCGGCGGCCGGGTCGTGCTGGACCCGCCGGAGGGCCTGATCGACCCGGACAACGCCGTGGAAGCGAAAGGCGCGACTGACTAG
- the lepB gene encoding signal peptidase I codes for MPGDGRGTEDLDVIEPDTTAESGPPRATPDTGSAERTEQADTADGGEPAKPEKKKRPFWVELPILIGVALVLTIIIQSFIARVFVIPSESMEQTLHGCPGCSGDRILVDRVVYYFRDPEPGDVVVFERPDTWDADGPVTRSDNAAVAWLQDFGSQFGLAEPSNEDVVKRVIAVAGQTVECCDAEQRVLVDGKPLDEPYINRTFGPNEDQLKFAKITLPPGMLWVMGDNRNFSADSRIQGGGKANGFVPVDNVIGKARYIILPPSRWRGVGDHNPQALAVPAWQAGLPAGIGIAAAWPTLWLGRRLRGVLVRGVLVRGHGKRAG; via the coding sequence GTGCCAGGGGACGGACGCGGCACCGAGGATCTCGACGTCATCGAACCGGACACCACAGCCGAATCCGGCCCACCGCGGGCCACACCGGACACCGGCAGCGCCGAGCGGACCGAGCAGGCGGACACGGCCGACGGGGGCGAACCGGCCAAGCCGGAGAAGAAGAAGCGCCCGTTCTGGGTGGAGCTGCCGATCCTGATCGGCGTCGCGCTGGTGCTGACGATCATCATCCAGTCGTTCATCGCCCGGGTGTTCGTGATCCCGTCGGAGTCGATGGAGCAGACCCTGCACGGCTGCCCCGGCTGCTCGGGCGACCGGATCCTGGTCGACCGGGTCGTGTACTACTTCCGCGACCCCGAGCCCGGCGACGTGGTGGTGTTCGAGCGGCCGGACACCTGGGACGCCGACGGACCGGTCACCCGCTCGGACAACGCCGCGGTGGCCTGGCTGCAGGACTTCGGCTCGCAGTTCGGCCTGGCCGAGCCGAGCAACGAGGACGTGGTCAAGCGGGTCATCGCGGTCGCGGGCCAGACCGTGGAGTGCTGCGACGCCGAGCAACGCGTCCTGGTCGACGGCAAACCGCTCGACGAGCCCTACATCAACCGCACCTTCGGTCCGAACGAGGACCAGCTGAAGTTCGCGAAGATCACCCTCCCCCCGGGGATGCTGTGGGTCATGGGGGACAACCGGAACTTCTCCGCGGACTCGCGCATCCAGGGCGGTGGCAAGGCCAACGGGTTCGTGCCGGTGGACAACGTCATCGGCAAGGCGCGCTACATCATCCTGCCGCCGTCGCGGTGGCGCGGGGTCGGCGACCACAACCCGCAGGCGCTGGCGGTTCCCGCGTGGCAGGCCGGGCTCCCGGCGGGCATCGGCATCGCCGCCGCGTGGCCGACGCTGTGGCTGGGCAGGCGACTGCGCGGGGTACTGGTTCGCGGGGTGCTGGTGCGCGGGCACGGCAAGCGGGCCGGATAG
- the lepB gene encoding signal peptidase I produces the protein MPRVRSRAQEIPTSTSKRRRAKTAQEERPKGGRHRRPPRRQPLWREILTLIGVALLLTFLIQHFIGRVYSIPSGSMEQTLHGCPGCSGDRVFVDKVVYMFRDPTPGDVVVFKGPNTWTEHDVAANESSNPVTRALRYAGSFIGIAPPDERDFVKRVIAVGGQTVECCDEQNRVLVDGKPLDEPYIYWEGGNPNSQKEFARVTVPEGTLWVMGDNRNNSSDSRFQGGGGVRGVVPLGKVIGKARYIVLPPSRWRGVGDHNPQAGPELSAAGWQQGVPLGVGLAAAWPLLWLSRRVKYALTPRKAE, from the coding sequence ATCCCGCGTGTGCGGTCGCGCGCGCAGGAGATCCCCACCTCCACGTCCAAGCGCAGGCGCGCGAAGACCGCTCAGGAAGAGCGCCCCAAGGGCGGTAGGCACCGCCGCCCACCGCGCAGGCAGCCGTTGTGGCGCGAGATCCTCACCTTGATCGGCGTCGCGCTGCTGCTGACGTTCCTGATCCAGCACTTCATCGGCCGCGTCTACTCGATCCCCTCGGGCTCCATGGAGCAGACCCTGCACGGGTGTCCCGGCTGCAGCGGTGACCGCGTCTTCGTCGACAAGGTCGTCTACATGTTCCGCGACCCGACCCCCGGTGACGTCGTCGTGTTCAAGGGCCCCAACACCTGGACCGAGCACGACGTGGCGGCCAACGAGAGCAGCAACCCCGTCACCCGCGCGCTGCGCTACGCCGGGTCCTTCATCGGCATCGCCCCGCCGGACGAGCGCGACTTCGTGAAGCGGGTGATCGCCGTCGGCGGCCAGACCGTGGAGTGCTGCGACGAGCAGAACCGGGTGCTGGTCGACGGGAAGCCGCTCGACGAGCCCTACATCTACTGGGAGGGCGGCAACCCCAACTCGCAGAAGGAGTTCGCCCGGGTTACCGTGCCCGAGGGCACGCTGTGGGTGATGGGCGACAACCGGAACAACTCCAGCGATTCCCGCTTCCAGGGTGGTGGCGGTGTGCGCGGAGTGGTCCCGCTTGGCAAGGTCATCGGCAAGGCCCGCTACATCGTGCTCCCGCCGTCGCGCTGGCGCGGCGTCGGCGACCACAACCCGCAGGCGGGTCCGGAGTTGTCCGCGGCGGGGTGGCAGCAGGGGGTTCCGCTGGGTGTCGGCTTGGCCGCCGCCTGGCCGTTGCTGTGGCTCTCGCGCCGCGTGAAGTACGCACTCACACCCAGGAAGGCTGAATAG